A single window of Hymenobacter sp. APR13 DNA harbors:
- a CDS encoding sterol desaturase family protein: MTTLAAFAISATTFLGMEFVAWFMHRFVLHGPLWFLHRSHHVRHPHRFERNDFFFLFYGSLSALLIIYGAPDKDWRFWMGVGIAAYGTLYFFVHDVLIHGRMRFWRKSRNTYLRALNMAHKMHHKAITRDGSEEFGLLWVSPKYFELALRRPAPTRTLRTRAASTPQDKEGGR; this comes from the coding sequence ATGACGACGCTGGCAGCCTTCGCCATTTCGGCAACTACTTTTCTGGGCATGGAATTCGTTGCCTGGTTTATGCACCGTTTCGTGCTGCACGGACCGTTGTGGTTTCTGCATCGCTCGCACCACGTGCGGCACCCGCACCGCTTCGAGCGCAACGACTTTTTCTTTCTCTTCTACGGCTCGCTGTCGGCGCTGCTGATCATCTACGGAGCGCCTGACAAGGACTGGCGCTTCTGGATGGGCGTGGGCATTGCCGCTTACGGCACGCTCTACTTCTTCGTGCACGATGTGCTGATCCACGGCCGCATGCGCTTCTGGCGCAAGTCGCGCAACACGTATCTGCGGGCCCTGAATATGGCTCACAAGATGCACCACAAGGCCATCACCCGCGACGGGTCCGAGGAATTCGGGCTGCTGTGGGTGTCGCCGAAATACTTTGAGCTGGCCTTGCGCCGGCCCGCGCCTACCCGCACCCTGCGGACCCGGGCCGCATCCACCCCACAAGACAAAGAAGGAGGCCGTTAG
- a CDS encoding site-specific integrase — protein MTVKFVLREDKTDKNGLVPVFIDAIFEGLRLRCFTREKCQPKEWNADKQRFRKGKAGAEEANNVLEAMAERVQKRYRDLRTAGTPPTLALLREVINPAAVKPELSMAEAMTAFIEVLRGRGYAFHTLRHYGTARNHLAAFLATGRRRKISVADYDGAVHDDFVKYLRTTCGLGPNGIYTVLKDVKTFLRHTQDERQQKLGLELKRVEVRYADQAKTYLTGADLAALSAVQLPQTLEPARDVFLFCCYTGLRYSDVAALHGGNLHALGANGDGDRVLRLVQTKTRATVSIYLSRLAAEILDRYAAAERTGEGARLLPVLANQPMNRYLKKITQLAGLNRLVEVVSTVGGRVVKGAVPLHELVTMHTARHTFAVQSLLRGMPVAVLQRVMGHAKIQNTMKYAQVVEELQHQAMRAAWDGPATNSNQAAPDGTVCSVLTAA, from the coding sequence ATGACCGTCAAATTCGTCCTCCGGGAAGACAAAACCGACAAAAACGGGCTGGTTCCGGTATTCATTGATGCCATATTTGAGGGGCTACGGCTGCGCTGCTTCACCCGCGAAAAGTGCCAGCCTAAGGAATGGAACGCCGACAAGCAGCGGTTCCGGAAGGGAAAAGCCGGGGCGGAAGAAGCCAACAACGTACTCGAGGCCATGGCGGAGCGGGTGCAAAAGCGCTACCGCGACCTGCGTACGGCGGGCACCCCTCCTACCCTGGCGCTGCTACGGGAAGTGATAAATCCGGCAGCCGTCAAGCCGGAGCTGAGCATGGCGGAGGCTATGACGGCCTTTATCGAGGTGCTGCGCGGGCGGGGGTACGCCTTCCACACACTGCGGCACTACGGCACAGCCCGCAACCACCTGGCCGCATTCCTGGCCACGGGCCGGCGCCGCAAAATCAGCGTGGCCGACTACGACGGGGCCGTGCACGACGACTTCGTGAAGTACCTGCGCACCACCTGTGGGCTGGGCCCCAACGGCATCTACACGGTGCTGAAGGATGTGAAGACCTTCCTGCGGCATACTCAGGACGAGCGCCAGCAGAAGCTGGGGCTGGAACTCAAGCGCGTGGAAGTGCGCTACGCCGACCAGGCCAAGACCTACCTGACCGGGGCCGACCTGGCCGCCCTGTCGGCCGTGCAGCTGCCGCAGACGCTGGAGCCGGCGCGGGACGTGTTTTTGTTCTGCTGCTATACGGGCCTGCGCTACTCTGACGTGGCAGCTTTGCACGGCGGCAACCTGCACGCCCTGGGCGCCAACGGCGACGGGGACCGGGTGCTGCGGCTGGTGCAAACCAAGACGCGGGCCACGGTGAGCATCTACCTGAGCCGGCTGGCGGCCGAAATCCTGGACCGCTACGCCGCGGCGGAACGCACGGGGGAAGGTGCCAGGCTACTGCCGGTACTGGCCAACCAGCCCATGAACCGCTACCTGAAGAAAATAACGCAGCTGGCGGGGCTAAACCGGCTGGTGGAAGTGGTGAGTACGGTCGGGGGACGGGTGGTGAAAGGGGCCGTGCCGCTGCATGAGCTTGTGACCATGCACACGGCCCGGCACACGTTTGCCGTCCAAAGCCTGTTGCGTGGCATGCCGGTGGCCGTGCTGCAGCGGGTGATGGGCCACGCCAAGATTCAGAACACCATGAAGTACGCCCAGGTGGTAGAAGAACTGCAGCATCAAGCCATGCGCGCCGCCTGGGATGGACCTGCGACTAACAGCAACCAGGCAGCCCCCGATGGCACTGTCTGCTCGGTGCTGACAGCAGCTTAA
- the hscB gene encoding Fe-S protein assembly co-chaperone HscB: MPATDYFAFYELPESFQPDEKAIKSKYYALSRQYHPDFHATASPEHQQEILALATLNTNAYRTLSDADRRMAYILQQHGLLEEGKQDLPADFLMEVMELNEQLMELEFDSDPALVGQLQTDVNNLTHTLETGIEPVLAGYAMLPADARPQALSQVRTYYLKKRYLLRIQESLAKFATRS, from the coding sequence ATGCCCGCCACCGATTACTTTGCCTTTTACGAACTGCCGGAGTCGTTTCAGCCGGACGAGAAGGCCATCAAAAGCAAATACTACGCGCTGAGCCGCCAATACCACCCCGATTTCCACGCTACGGCCAGCCCGGAGCATCAGCAGGAAATCCTGGCCCTGGCCACGCTCAACACCAACGCCTACCGCACACTTTCTGATGCCGACCGCCGGATGGCGTACATTCTGCAGCAACACGGGTTGCTGGAAGAAGGAAAGCAGGATCTGCCGGCCGATTTTTTAATGGAGGTAATGGAGCTTAATGAACAGCTGATGGAGTTGGAATTCGACTCGGATCCAGCCCTGGTCGGCCAGCTGCAAACCGACGTTAACAACCTCACTCACACCCTGGAAACCGGCATCGAGCCCGTCCTGGCCGGCTATGCCATGCTACCCGCTGACGCCCGCCCGCAGGCCCTGAGCCAGGTTCGCACCTACTACCTCAAAAAGCGCTATCTGTTGCGCATTCAAGAAAGTCTGGCTAAGTTTGCCACCCGTTCCTGA
- a CDS encoding enoyl-CoA hydratase/isomerase family protein → MPTQELEALRFIRYEAADAIGYITLNRPDKRNALSADMVTELKLAFEYAEDDDACKVVVLRAEGSAFCAGADLAYIQELQGFGYTDNLADSTHLMQLFHQIYTLKKVVIAQVQGHALAGGCGLVTVCDFAFSVPEARFGYTEVKIGFLPAIVSVFLLRKVGEARTKQLLLTGDVLPAARALELGLLTAVVEPAELAAHVYAFARRLCVENSTQSMEITKEMLARLPEMPLEDSLRYAAQLNAEARGSVDCRRGIAAFLAKEK, encoded by the coding sequence ATGCCCACGCAAGAGTTGGAGGCCCTGCGCTTCATCCGCTACGAGGCGGCTGATGCCATCGGCTACATCACGCTCAACCGCCCCGATAAACGCAATGCCCTCAGCGCCGACATGGTGACGGAGCTGAAGCTGGCTTTCGAATATGCCGAAGACGACGACGCCTGCAAAGTGGTGGTGCTGCGCGCCGAAGGCTCGGCCTTCTGCGCCGGCGCCGACCTGGCCTACATTCAGGAGCTGCAGGGCTTCGGCTACACCGATAACCTGGCCGACTCCACCCACCTGATGCAGCTGTTTCACCAGATCTATACCCTCAAAAAAGTGGTGATTGCGCAGGTGCAGGGCCACGCGCTGGCCGGCGGCTGCGGCCTCGTCACGGTCTGCGACTTTGCGTTCAGCGTGCCCGAGGCCCGTTTCGGCTACACCGAGGTGAAAATCGGGTTTCTGCCGGCCATCGTGAGCGTGTTTCTGCTGCGCAAAGTGGGGGAGGCTCGCACCAAGCAGCTGCTGCTCACCGGCGACGTGCTGCCCGCCGCCCGCGCCCTGGAGCTGGGCTTGCTCACCGCCGTAGTGGAACCGGCCGAGCTGGCCGCCCACGTCTACGCCTTCGCTCGCCGTTTGTGCGTCGAGAACTCCACCCAGAGCATGGAAATCACCAAGGAGATGCTGGCCCGCCTGCCCGAGATGCCGCTGGAAGACAGCCTGCGCTACGCCGCCCAGCTCAACGCCGAGGCCCGCGGCTCTGTTGACTGCCGCCGGGGCATCGCGGCTTTCCTGGCCAAAGAAAAATAA
- a CDS encoding GNAT family N-acetyltransferase — protein METARVHRVTSAPDLAAALAVRHTVFVLGQNVPATLEQDAHDHTDATHYLAVAPDGTPCGAARWRPTDNGVKLERFAVLADYRNQQAGAALLRQVLLDVDAAHPTATVYLNAQLPAVRFYERHGFRAEGPQFEEGGLQHYKMVWQRPA, from the coding sequence ATGGAAACTGCACGTGTACACCGAGTTACTTCTGCCCCCGACCTGGCGGCGGCGCTGGCAGTCCGGCATACCGTATTTGTGCTGGGCCAGAACGTGCCGGCCACGCTGGAGCAGGATGCCCACGACCACACCGACGCCACCCACTACCTGGCCGTAGCGCCCGACGGCACGCCCTGCGGCGCCGCCCGCTGGCGCCCCACCGACAACGGCGTGAAGCTGGAGCGCTTCGCCGTGCTGGCCGACTACCGCAACCAGCAGGCCGGGGCCGCGCTGCTGCGGCAGGTGCTGCTGGACGTAGACGCCGCCCATCCCACCGCCACCGTGTACCTGAACGCTCAATTGCCGGCCGTGCGCTTCTATGAGCGGCATGGCTTCCGGGCGGAAGGGCCGCAGTTTGAGGAAGGCGGCCTGCAGCACTACAAGATGGTTTGGCAGCGTCCGGCCTAG
- a CDS encoding S-adenosyl-l-methionine hydroxide adenosyltransferase family protein has protein sequence MGLITFLSDFGYRDHYVAAVKARILQLAPTVPVLDITHAIEPFNIAHAQHVLQAVFRDFPAGTVHLVGVNDLGAPRAAWHAARFQGHYFVAADNGLLALLCDGQPDELVSLAPAAAPTASPTRDLLAPAAVHLAQGGALQDLGPLTTDLYSLLNRQVRLQDHRITGHVVHVDHYGNLITNITRSAVEVIGRDRPCAIHFARETVRSIARHFQDADPGEAVCIFNSQDQLCIGINQGNASELLGLHFDSQVDVRFALDS, from the coding sequence ATGGGGTTGATTACGTTTCTGTCTGACTTTGGCTACCGCGACCATTACGTAGCGGCAGTGAAAGCGCGGATTCTGCAGCTGGCACCCACCGTGCCGGTGCTCGACATCACGCACGCCATCGAACCCTTTAACATCGCGCACGCCCAACACGTTCTCCAAGCCGTGTTTCGTGATTTTCCGGCCGGCACGGTGCACCTGGTGGGCGTAAACGACCTGGGCGCGCCCCGGGCGGCCTGGCACGCGGCCCGCTTCCAGGGTCACTACTTCGTGGCGGCCGACAACGGCCTGCTCGCGCTGCTCTGCGACGGCCAGCCCGACGAGCTGGTCTCGCTGGCCCCGGCAGCAGCCCCCACCGCCTCCCCCACCCGCGACCTGCTGGCTCCGGCCGCCGTGCACTTGGCCCAGGGCGGGGCGCTGCAGGACCTGGGCCCGCTCACTACCGACCTCTACTCCTTGCTCAACCGCCAGGTGCGGCTGCAGGACCACCGCATCACGGGCCACGTGGTGCATGTGGATCACTACGGCAACCTCATCACCAACATCACCCGGTCGGCGGTGGAAGTCATCGGCCGCGACCGGCCCTGCGCCATCCACTTCGCCCGCGAAACCGTGCGCAGCATTGCGCGGCATTTTCAGGATGCCGACCCGGGCGAAGCCGTCTGCATCTTCAACAGCCAGGACCAGCTGTGCATCGGCATCAACCAAGGCAACGCGTCGGAACTGCTGGGCCTGCACTTCGACTCCCAGGTCGACGTTCGGTTCGCGCTGGACAGCTAA
- a CDS encoding ComEC/Rec2 family competence protein, protein MFHWASYAFVRLTLALMAGILTYLYVGERLPALVWPLAALVGLFLIIQARVWRHPNPAVADKAGLLALVAVYVAGAAFMQQATESRRADHLYRFGANIEFYRAVVDDYTVVRPATYATTVRVSAVRVGGKWQPAVGGIRVSVPRDSGVAAPQYGEVWLVRGAPAPSKAPLNPGEFDYRRYLQYHQVYHQQFIHPDQYQRIGIAPPSVLKAAAMRAARVLDGVFRQYVRAKREYALASALVLGIKDDVDQQTRQAYANTGTTHIMAVSGLQVGLLFGAVSWLLGWLPGQRGPLFRLLTALLGLAVIWSYAFLTGLSASVLRAAVMFTFIIVARASQRQANMFNTLAVAAFCLLCYDPYLLCDVGFQLSFLAVISIVYLQPRIAGWFDVKNYFLEKQRPWQPKPVQKAWKATSWTLDKVWQATALSLAAQVATFPLGLFYFHQFPLSFLLSNLVAVPISSIAVYVGLGLLALKGVVAGVALLLPDFAAVLDYGPIAVAYVFEMLIRWFNNYIFWIGQTMPGALISEIHVTAPQAWLVFGIILALLAFFQLKKLVWLGLACLLMGGFAGSRVWAAHRLAPDERLIVYSIPRRSVLGFWQGAAAHIVSADSLPLTETERTYRIVPGIIQREARAVRYHTRWRESPVPAAPDTAARPGLVLAVWRGVRVALVSGPLAGARQPVAAHVVVLRRNARVWPEDLAAVFGRGAVIVFDSSCKSWYVESMWKKLQPAGWQLHDVAMQGAFIWQVGATDAPNR, encoded by the coding sequence ATGTTTCACTGGGCTTCCTATGCGTTTGTGCGCCTGACGCTGGCGCTCATGGCCGGTATCCTCACATACTTATATGTCGGTGAACGGCTGCCTGCGCTGGTATGGCCGCTGGCGGCGCTGGTGGGGCTGTTCCTGATAATCCAGGCGCGCGTGTGGCGCCACCCCAACCCCGCCGTGGCGGACAAGGCCGGCCTGCTGGCGCTGGTGGCGGTATACGTGGCCGGGGCGGCCTTCATGCAACAGGCCACCGAGTCGCGCCGTGCTGACCACCTGTACCGTTTTGGGGCGAATATCGAGTTCTACCGGGCCGTGGTGGACGACTACACGGTGGTGCGGCCGGCCACGTACGCCACCACCGTGCGGGTATCGGCGGTGCGGGTAGGGGGGAAGTGGCAGCCGGCGGTAGGCGGCATCCGGGTGTCCGTTCCGCGCGATTCGGGCGTGGCGGCTCCGCAGTACGGAGAAGTGTGGCTGGTGCGCGGCGCGCCCGCGCCCAGTAAAGCCCCGCTCAACCCCGGCGAGTTCGACTACCGCCGCTACCTGCAGTACCACCAGGTCTACCACCAGCAGTTCATCCATCCCGACCAGTACCAGCGCATCGGCATCGCGCCGCCCAGTGTGCTGAAGGCCGCCGCCATGCGGGCCGCCCGCGTGCTCGATGGCGTGTTCAGGCAATACGTGCGGGCCAAGCGCGAGTATGCGCTGGCGTCGGCGCTGGTGCTGGGCATCAAGGACGATGTGGACCAGCAAACCCGGCAGGCCTACGCCAACACCGGTACCACCCACATTATGGCGGTGTCGGGGCTGCAGGTGGGGTTGCTGTTCGGGGCCGTGTCGTGGCTGCTGGGGTGGCTGCCGGGCCAGCGCGGGCCGCTGTTTCGGCTTCTCACGGCCCTGCTGGGGCTGGCCGTCATCTGGAGCTACGCCTTCCTGACGGGGCTGTCGGCGTCGGTGCTGCGGGCCGCGGTGATGTTCACGTTTATCATTGTGGCGCGGGCTTCGCAGCGGCAGGCCAACATGTTCAACACGCTGGCCGTGGCGGCTTTCTGCCTGCTCTGCTACGACCCCTATTTGCTCTGTGACGTCGGGTTTCAGCTGTCGTTTCTGGCCGTTATCAGCATCGTGTACCTGCAGCCCCGCATTGCCGGCTGGTTTGATGTGAAGAACTATTTCCTGGAAAAACAACGGCCCTGGCAGCCGAAACCGGTGCAGAAAGCCTGGAAAGCCACCAGCTGGACGCTCGACAAAGTCTGGCAGGCTACGGCGCTGTCGTTGGCGGCGCAGGTGGCTACGTTTCCGCTGGGGTTGTTCTATTTCCACCAGTTTCCGCTCAGCTTTCTGCTCTCCAACCTGGTGGCCGTGCCCATTTCCAGCATAGCCGTGTACGTGGGACTGGGGCTGCTGGCCCTGAAGGGTGTGGTAGCCGGTGTGGCCCTGCTGCTACCCGACTTCGCCGCCGTGCTTGACTACGGGCCGATTGCGGTGGCGTACGTGTTTGAAATGCTGATTCGCTGGTTCAACAACTACATCTTCTGGATTGGGCAGACCATGCCCGGCGCCCTGATTTCCGAAATTCACGTTACGGCGCCGCAGGCCTGGCTGGTGTTCGGCATCATCCTGGCGCTGCTGGCCTTTTTCCAGCTGAAGAAGCTGGTGTGGCTGGGGCTGGCCTGCCTGCTGATGGGCGGCTTTGCCGGGAGCCGCGTGTGGGCCGCCCACCGCCTCGCCCCCGACGAGCGCCTGATCGTGTACAGCATTCCGCGGCGGTCGGTACTGGGCTTCTGGCAGGGCGCGGCGGCCCACATCGTCAGCGCCGACTCACTGCCGCTCACCGAAACCGAGCGCACCTACCGCATCGTGCCGGGTATTATCCAGCGCGAAGCCCGGGCCGTGCGCTACCACACCCGCTGGCGCGAGTCGCCGGTGCCGGCCGCGCCCGATACGGCCGCCCGACCCGGGCTGGTGCTGGCCGTGTGGCGTGGCGTGCGGGTGGCGCTCGTGAGCGGGCCGCTGGCCGGCGCCCGCCAGCCGGTGGCGGCGCACGTGGTGGTGCTGCGCCGCAACGCCCGGGTGTGGCCCGAGGATCTGGCGGCCGTTTTCGGCCGGGGCGCCGTAATCGTGTTCGATTCTTCCTGCAAATCCTGGTACGTGGAATCCATGTGGAAAAAACTGCAACCAGCTGGTTGGCAGCTACATGACGTGGCCATGCAGGGCGCATTCATCTGGCAGGTGGGGGCCACTGACGCGCCAAACCGCTAG
- a CDS encoding putative quinol monooxygenase produces the protein MLIRIVRMTFAPERVPEFLQLFEASEDQIRSMPGCRFLELWQDADQPHVYCTHSHWDSADALNAYRRSALFGQVWPATKALFAAPALAFSVAPATPDH, from the coding sequence ATGTTGATTCGCATTGTGCGCATGACGTTTGCCCCGGAGCGGGTGCCTGAGTTTTTGCAGCTGTTTGAGGCCTCGGAAGACCAGATCAGAAGCATGCCGGGTTGCCGCTTCCTGGAGCTCTGGCAGGATGCTGACCAGCCGCACGTATACTGCACCCACAGTCACTGGGACTCCGCCGACGCCCTGAACGCCTACCGCCGGTCGGCGTTGTTTGGGCAGGTCTGGCCTGCCACCAAAGCGCTATTTGCGGCCCCGGCGCTGGCCTTTTCGGTAGCACCGGCCACACCAGACCACTAG
- a CDS encoding PhoH family protein has protein sequence MVEKVITLENVSLIDFLGPDNQNIRQLAAAFPGSKIISRGNEIKIQGQTLVISRINDILSALIEHYHQYGQISEKTVSQYLSSADEDQQDRVLAASPDVILFGDKGGVIKAKTANQQRLVDAVLKHDLVFALGPAGTGKTYISVALAVRALKNKEVKRIIISRPVVEAGESLGFLPGDMKEKVDPYLRPIYDALEDMLPAEKLKLYLENKTIEIAPLAYMRGRTLNNAFVLLDEAQNTTPSQLKMFLTRMGPSAKVMVNGDRSQIDLPTKVKSGLMQALDILRDVPGIGFVEMSAEDVVRHRLVKQIVLAYDKFDVDTQQEQANQANRPIRQAQPYRRPGGPGSTSSDPSRHPDARREDDGMAALPVNHEQ, from the coding sequence TTGGTCGAGAAAGTCATCACGCTCGAAAACGTGTCCCTGATTGATTTCCTGGGACCCGACAACCAGAATATCCGCCAGCTTGCGGCGGCCTTTCCGGGCAGCAAAATCATTTCACGCGGCAACGAGATTAAGATTCAGGGCCAGACACTGGTAATCAGCCGCATCAACGACATTCTGTCGGCCCTGATTGAACACTACCACCAATACGGCCAGATCAGCGAAAAAACGGTTTCCCAATACCTGTCGTCGGCCGATGAAGACCAGCAGGACCGTGTGCTGGCGGCTTCGCCCGACGTCATTCTGTTCGGTGACAAGGGCGGCGTCATCAAAGCCAAAACCGCCAACCAGCAGCGGCTCGTGGACGCCGTGCTGAAGCACGACCTAGTGTTTGCGCTGGGGCCGGCCGGTACCGGCAAAACCTACATTTCGGTGGCGCTGGCCGTGCGGGCGCTCAAAAACAAGGAGGTGAAGCGCATTATCATCTCGCGGCCCGTGGTGGAGGCCGGCGAAAGCCTCGGCTTCCTGCCCGGCGACATGAAGGAGAAAGTCGACCCCTACCTGCGCCCCATCTACGACGCGCTGGAAGACATGCTGCCGGCCGAGAAGCTGAAGCTGTACCTGGAAAACAAGACCATTGAAATTGCTCCGCTGGCCTATATGCGCGGTCGGACGCTCAACAACGCGTTTGTGCTGCTCGACGAAGCCCAGAACACCACGCCTTCGCAGCTGAAGATGTTTCTGACGCGGATGGGCCCTTCGGCCAAGGTGATGGTAAACGGCGACCGAAGCCAGATCGACCTGCCCACCAAGGTGAAGTCGGGCCTGATGCAGGCGCTGGACATTCTGCGCGACGTGCCGGGCATCGGCTTCGTGGAGATGAGCGCCGAGGACGTGGTGCGCCACCGTCTGGTGAAGCAGATTGTGCTGGCCTACGACAAGTTCGACGTGGACACCCAGCAGGAGCAGGCCAACCAGGCCAATCGCCCCATCCGGCAGGCGCAGCCCTACCGCCGCCCCGGCGGACCCGGCTCCACCTCCTCCGACCCCAGCCGCCACCCCGACGCCCGTCGCGAGGACGACGGCATGGCGGCCCTGCCCGTCAACCACGAGCAATAG